TATTGGGCATTACCGCCAGTTTCCCGACGCTATTCCCAGCCTGGAGGTAGGTATCTACCTGTTACTCTCCCTTTCGCCGCTGTCCCCTTAGAAGCAAGCTTCCTTGGTTCTCGCTCGACTTGCATGCCTAATCCATGCCGCCAACGTTCATTCTGAGCCAGGATCAAACCCTTCAATTAAATATTTGCTTAACTCCAAGGCCGAAGCCTCAAAGTGTGTTAGCAAGTTAAAATCGACAGTGCTTGAACTAGCTACTAGTTTAAAAAAGAAATTGAACTAGTTTGAGTTCAAATAATGATCGCTTTCTTCAGCCAGCAAGCTGGCCTCCAAAAGCACAACCACCTTCGTTCTCAAACAGAGGTCACTACCAAATTGTCAAAGATCGTTTTGAGTGCTTTCACACTCGCAAAAGCGTTTTGCTTTTGTCCCTGCGAGCGATGTTGCCCAACTGGGAAGAGAGAAATGTACCAGATCAGGACCGGGCGTCAACGGGCTCAGTGATTTCCACGACGGAATTTCGTGGAAAGAACCATTTAACACGGGAAAACACGGGCGAAATGATTTTGGAATTCTTCCCCAGGAATGTCTCGGAAGGCCCTTTTGGCTCTTCGATCGGTCGTGATCGCGGGTGATTTTGGTGGTCGAAATCGCACTTCGCGGCGATACGAGGGGACGAGAAAGCACGTTTACGCCATGGTTCGGTTGTGCGGGATGTATGGGAGTGGGGAAGATTGACCAGCGGATTGGTCCAAGTTTCCACCAGGAAGGGGCGGTCGGCTCTCTCGGATAAGCTTTACTGGATCATAGAGATGTAATTTCGGACTGCGCTTGGGGGAGAGAAGGTAATGCAAAAAGCAGTCGTGGTGGGCGTGGCAATCCTCTGCTTCATTGCCCCGGTGATTCTTACGGTGGCCAGCTACTCAGGCGGGCCGGTGGATGATCCCAACGTTCAGCCCCGCGATCTTCCTGGAAAGATCCTGTTTTTCAGTGCCAACTGGTGCCCTGCGTGTCGTCATGCTGATCCGGCCTACCAGGAACTCCGAAATGCGGGCTACCCGATTCGGAAAGTCGATGTCGACTCGAATCCAACACTGGCCCAGCAATATGGGATCAGCAGCATTCCGCAATTTGTATATGTCGTCGACGGGATGGAGAAGCGACGAATCAGCGGAAGCACCTCGGCGTCGCGGCTCAAGCGAATGTATCGAGGCGGTTGGTAATAGCAGGCCGAGGCCTGAGTGACGCTCGATCTTGGCTGAGCGTCAGCAAAAAGCCCATTTCTAGTGCGTAATATTATACGCGGAATCAATTGCGAGCCTCCGACGGGGCCTCTATGCTGAATTTCCAGATCAGTGCTGCTGGTTTGACGTCTTTTCAGGAGTTGTTCCTTCGTGCATATCTGTCGCTTGGGATTGTGGTTTGGGTTCGTGCTTGCCGTTGCTGGCTGTGGTTCGCAGTCGGATTCGGCTTATACGGAATACGATGAAGCAGAAATGCAGGCCGCGATTGCTCAGGCGAAATCGTCGGTCAATCAGTTCATCGATACGCTACACAGCGGCAATGGCGAGAACTTCTCCGTCAAAGTCGCGATTCAAGATGGCGACGAAGTCGAGCACATGTGGTTATCGAATGTGAAATATGCCGACGGCAAATTCACCGGCACCATCGACAATGCCCCCGACATGATCAGCAACGTGCAGATGGGCCAACAATGGACGGTGCCCAAAAACGAGATCTCGGATTGGATGTTTATTCGAGATCGCAAAATGCATGGCAACTTCACGATTCGCCCATTGCTGAAGACATTTCCTGAGGACGAAGCGGCGCAGTTTCGTGCCATTCTCGCCGAGCCTTAAGTCCTGAATCGAACGCATTTCATCGGAAATTCGAGTTCCTTTTCACACGTTTACTCATCTCTGACCGGTAGGAATTCTCATGGCCTTTTCTGATTCGATCGCAAGTCGTCGAGGTTTTTTGTCTGCTGCTGCGGCAGCCGCATCGTTGATTCCCTTGAGCCAGGCTTGTGGTGCGGACGAATCCAAGCCTACGGAAGAAAACGGAGCTCGCAAGACTTCGCCAATCATCCTTTCGACCTACTCGTTGTGGCGATTCCATAACGAAGAGTTCCGCGACTTTCACAAGTGCATCGACATTGCCGATGAGTTTGGTTTCGATGGGGTCGAACTGCTGCTGTATCAATTGGAACAGAACGAATTGATCAGCCACTCGCAGATGATGTCGTATAAACGGCACGCTTTGCGATTGGGATTGCCCCTGGTCGGCCTGTCGACGCACCAAGGCTTTGTGACGCCTGACCGAGAAGAACGCCAGTTTAATATTGACCGGACGATTGGGCAGATCGAGATTGCGTACGAACTCGGAATTCCGGTGATGCGAGTGAACACCGGGCGTTGGGGAACGTCAGGCAGCTTCGACATCCTGATGGAAAACCGCGGAATCGAAAAGCCACTGGAAGGTTACACCGACGAAGATGGCTACCCATGGGTGATCGAGGCACTCGAGAAATGCTTGCCGACGGCTGAAAAGTGCGGCGTTGTTCTCGCCTTGGAAAACCACTGGGGGCTGGGGCTGACTCCGGAGGGCATCCTGAGAATCGTGAACGCAGTCGACTCGCCTTGGCTGCAGATCTGCACCGATACCGGCAACTTTCTGGAAGATCCGTACTCGCGTCTGGAAAAGATTGCTCCCAAGACCGTCTTTGTTCAGGCCAAGACCTATTACGGTGGTGGTCAATGGTACTCGCTCGATCTCGATTACCCGCGAATTGGGGAGATCCTGCGGAAGCATGACTACCGCGGTTACATCTCGCTCGAATTCGAAGGGATGGAAGACTATAAGACAGCTCTTCCACAGAGCCTGGCCTTGCTGCGTAAAGCGTTCACGCGAAGTTACAGCTAACCCGATGGGCAGATCACGAATGCGAATCGGCCTGAAGTCGAGAGATTTCAGGCCGTTTTCATGCGCTTTGGGAAACGAGCAGACGAGGAGAAGCTAACTCTCCGTAAACTAGGCTTCGCTCTGCTTGGCGGTGCTGCGATATTCATTCGGCGTTTGCCCGACTTCGCGGCGGAAGAAGTTGACGAAGTTGGCAGGCTCGGGGAAGCCACATAGTTCGGCTACTTTCGTAACGCTATGGTCCGAGTTCACCAGCATTTGCTTCGCTTGCTGCACGCGGATTGCTCGGATCTTTTTGCCTGGCGTAATGCCGTATTCCTGTTGGAAGCGGCGATTAAGCGTGTTTCTCGAGACTCCCAGGCGTCTGGCCAATTCGTCGACGTTGATTCCCTGGCAGGCCTCACGTTCGATGATCCGATTAACCTGAGCGACGACGGCATCTTTGACTAACTCGAAGCGGAACGTATCCCGTTCGATGAAATCCAGTCGTACCTGCTGCACCTGGGGGAATTCGCCATCTGGCGTTTCCAGACGCTGCCGGACCATGTTAAAGGCCTGGCGTCCGATCATCTGGCCGTGGATCTCAATCGAGGAGATCGCTGGCGAGGCGACCTTGCTAACCGTGAAGTTGCCGAAACCCATGACTGCCACGTCCTGGGGGATTCGGTACTCAAGGTCGCGGGCAACCCGGCACAAAAGGGCCGCCAGGTAATCGTCGTCGCAGAAGATCGCTGCCGGCTGGGGCAGTTCTTGCAGGAAGGTGATAATCTCGGCTTCCCGGGCAGGCTGGAACATCCGCTGACGTTCTTCGCTCGGCAGGCCAGGGGCAATAAAGAACTGCGTCGAAATATTCTGTTCGTTGAGACGCTTGGTGATCGTGTTCAGCCAATTGATCTTGAATGGATCATTTCCGAGATTGTGAGAAA
The window above is part of the Bremerella sp. JC817 genome. Proteins encoded here:
- a CDS encoding thioredoxin family protein — translated: MQKAVVVGVAILCFIAPVILTVASYSGGPVDDPNVQPRDLPGKILFFSANWCPACRHADPAYQELRNAGYPIRKVDVDSNPTLAQQYGISSIPQFVYVVDGMEKRRISGSTSASRLKRMYRGGW
- a CDS encoding DUF2314 domain-containing protein; translation: MHICRLGLWFGFVLAVAGCGSQSDSAYTEYDEAEMQAAIAQAKSSVNQFIDTLHSGNGENFSVKVAIQDGDEVEHMWLSNVKYADGKFTGTIDNAPDMISNVQMGQQWTVPKNEISDWMFIRDRKMHGNFTIRPLLKTFPEDEAAQFRAILAEP
- a CDS encoding sugar phosphate isomerase/epimerase family protein, encoding MAFSDSIASRRGFLSAAAAAASLIPLSQACGADESKPTEENGARKTSPIILSTYSLWRFHNEEFRDFHKCIDIADEFGFDGVELLLYQLEQNELISHSQMMSYKRHALRLGLPLVGLSTHQGFVTPDREERQFNIDRTIGQIEIAYELGIPVMRVNTGRWGTSGSFDILMENRGIEKPLEGYTDEDGYPWVIEALEKCLPTAEKCGVVLALENHWGLGLTPEGILRIVNAVDSPWLQICTDTGNFLEDPYSRLEKIAPKTVFVQAKTYYGGGQWYSLDLDYPRIGEILRKHDYRGYISLEFEGMEDYKTALPQSLALLRKAFTRSYS
- a CDS encoding helix-turn-helix domain-containing protein, yielding MIDHSNLVTKTIALFLPRGHEQSARITAGAAMGAADFPHISILEWPYDDTHPDFDHDFSGLEFDGAIIWAYSGSPWARRLLEMGIPVVNCGSNWIREGVPSIAFDWDALQDDLVEKFTALGREHAAIVSHNLGNDPFKINWLNTITKRLNEQNISTQFFIAPGLPSEERQRMFQPAREAEIITFLQELPQPAAIFCDDDYLAALLCRVARDLEYRIPQDVAVMGFGNFTVSKVASPAISSIEIHGQMIGRQAFNMVRQRLETPDGEFPQVQQVRLDFIERDTFRFELVKDAVVAQVNRIIEREACQGINVDELARRLGVSRNTLNRRFQQEYGITPGKKIRAIRVQQAKQMLVNSDHSVTKVAELCGFPEPANFVNFFRREVGQTPNEYRSTAKQSEA